The stretch of DNA TGTTCACACAATTAAGCTTCACAGATATGGCAATTGACCTGACTGAGACATAACACGACTAAAGAAACACTAATAACAAAAAACTGGACCAACCTAGGAGAAACTAGATCACTTTATATTAAGAAAATACGTACCCAAATTCACCTCAGCAAGGACTCAAACTTGGGTTGATGGTCTGGGTGTACTATCACACCTTCAACCAAGCTAGACTCAGTTCCAAAAAGAAACACTAGCAAGAGCCACACATGTCACATGACAAATCCGCTTAGATACATCGGATTACCAACCAAACAGAGACAGAAACATTTGAAGTAACAAGTAATGTTGATAACCTCTTCCCAGACAACTTACCAAAAGAACTACTACCCAATTTAGTAACAAAAAGGCACACAGAGCACCAAGCATCACATTCTATTAACGCACCATTTATAGGAATTTTGGGCTGTCCACGTTATAGAATGCATGCAAAGCAACTTCATTACTACAAAAAATCACCTGAAATTAGGCTGCAACAGTACCAAGCAATCTTGATGGGAACCTTGTGGCTGCTCATTAAAAGGCATAGCTATTCTTTCACACATTCCACTATTCCTCAGCATAAAAGTTAACAACCTTTGAATTTGATGTTGGCCAACCTggcctaccccccccccccccccccccccccgcgcgcgcgTTCTCTGACCCAGGAAAATTGTTGAGGACTAAGGAGCCGATTCGAGCCCTCTAAGCAACCCAAGGCCAGTGCTTATTAGGCAACAACACAGTAGCTTCAACCATTGCAATAGAACAACACATAGCCATCACAAATTGATATTCCACTTCTCCTTTTTATGGGAAACGACCACACAAGCTCACATCAGCTAGTCACCTCAGCAGCATCTGGGCACATCATCAACCTTCGTGCATACCTCGCCGGTCACTATACATTACCATGGGCCGCCCAACCCGACAAACCTCAACCGATCCGCCCAAAAACTGACCCGAAAAGTGCATGGGACGGCATGAGCCTATTTTTTTTGGACCCATGCAGAAATTGAAATTCTACTGGTGGCTATCCTTttgcttctttttttcctttctaagTGGCAGATGGAATGACAATATGTAGTTAATTGAGATCATTTTCTAATTTCCATTTAGAACTTGACGTGGTTCAATCTTTGTTTAGAAATTTTACAGAATATATGATTACCTAGTTTCATACCTAATTGACAAGTTTTCTACATGTTGACTTCGTTAGTTTGCCACTGATCCAATCAGCATATAATGATCTAAATGTACATTTCATCTACAATCTAACTAAATTTTCCAATTGAAATTCATTGCAGAGGATGTCGAGAAGTGAATTCATCAATTGGAATTCATATAGCAGCAGAGTAGGGAATCTCACTTCCAAGTACATCTTCAAGCTGCGGTGGGTCTGAAAGCAAATCCGGAAGAGCCTTCTCGTTGGCCTCAGAAACCACCGGCTTAATCCGCTGGTCTGCCACCTGTTCCCAAACAATGAGGATATAAAACACTGAAGCAACTACCGCTACCTACGACAGCAATTCCAGAATGTCCAAGGCTCACCTCGTAGTCCTCCTTCCGGACGTCGGACGCGTAAACCATACGAATCTTAAACATCTGCAGTCTGTACGGCACCTCGCTCGCCGTCCGCACTGGCACTGCTCAGACGCGTAGAAACAGAGAACCCTCCATGAGATCTCAAAATCAAAACAAACTAGACACAGCATAGGACCATCTGAACACAAGGCGCATTACCGTCGATTTTTTTGAAGAGCGAGAACGGGGAAAGCATGTCGATGAAGCTGAGGCCGCTCTTTCGGCAGGTGGCCTCGGCGAGCGGTGTTGTCAGCACCATCACCACCGGGGTGATCTCTTCGAGGAGGAGCCGCCCCAAGTAGCCCCGGAGCGGATCCATTGGGTCAAAACCCTAGCGGGGCTGGTCCGAGCGGCGGACGAGCCAAATTTAGGGGGAAGGTGACTGACCCGGGGGCGGGAAGCGCTAGCTGAGCTTTATGGTGGGCAGCCAACCTTTGCTGGGATCGGCGTGGTGGGGTCGCCGGAGAAGAGGATGATCTCCGGCGACCGcgagcggtggcggtggcggtggtggacgGTGGTGGTGATCTGATCTATGAGAGAGCCAGGTAGAGAAGACGACGACTGGCCGTACTGGGTTAGACACAGCCTGAACGGGCTTCATATTTTGGGCTTTAGGAATGCTTTATGGGCTTTTGTACGGCCCATCCATTTAGCCTGTTCTTGTTTTCTGTTCAATCCTCGGCAACATGCACCTACAATCCAGGCAGCTCACGTTAATTCATCAATTTTTCAAAGTTTATCTATTTTTTACATATTTCAATTCTTACAGAGAGTCTTAGGAAATACTCTCTTCATTTCAAATTGTAGATCATTTTAACTTCTCTAAATACATAGTATTTGCTATACACCTACATACCTTATATATATCTTGATATGTTGAAAAGATTACGTACCTACAAAAGCTATACAAAAGCTAAAATGGCCTGTAATCTGGAATGGAGGGATTTCTAAAACTAGACTCACACACTAGTACACGGCTTCAAAGTTTGAGTGAAACAGTCAATACCAACGCACAATATGTGAGGGTCTGTTTCTAGAGAAGCAACAGGCGCAGGGTAACAGAGAAACACGGTGAAATAATCCGGCTAACATGTGAACGGATACATGCGTTATGCTTACTTTTTATACTGAAAAATCGTTCTCGTATACAGACACATGTTGCAACTGCTACAACTCCCTCGAAGAGAACAAAAACAGGAAAGAACAAGGAACTGGATGGTGATAAAAATAATTTACAGTCTTTTTGACAATAAGGTGAGCACGGTCTCTGTGACGGTCCGCCAAGGCGCTGTCAAGCCAGGTAGTTGTAGATCTGGGGGTTACTCCTGTCTCGCTCCAGGTACTCCCGGTCAATCAAGCTCTCAATTCTTTTTTTGATATCGGCTGGCTTAACTGGGAACTTGAGCTGAAATGAGGGAAGAACTCCATGTGTCAAAAGGGGTCAAGTTAACCTTGGGGTGAGCCAAAATTATAGACAGCCAAGTGTCACCTGCTGGTAAAGTTCAGCTATTAGTAGGGTGTGGCTGAGGACCTTCCTGGTCTTCATTATTCGAACAATGGCCGCATCGACCTGCATAAAACCAAAAGAATCTGGTCAAATTAACGCGCCATAAATTCACAAACTACATGATTTATGAAAGGATAACAGGAAAATGAAGATCCATAACCTAGAAGAttaaaaaatgatgaaaaaaagTGGTTCCAATCTAGCCATAGTACAGTGTTGGTTTCAATGTAGGGGGCTGACTTTTCTATCATAAAAGCATCAAGCACATATCAACTGAGCAAGCAAAAGGGCAACACGTTGTTCAAGCTAACTATGTACTACAAGTTCCAAGGATAACTGATTGCAAATATAAAGAAAAAACTAGCTGCTCTGCAGCTAAACTGCCAGATTTTTCAGTTTGCTAGCATGGAGAGTTACACACCTGATACTGCCGATCCTGAAACACTCTCTCAGTGGTGCTCGTGTTTTCTTCTACTGTCTCCTTCATCTGAATAGCATTTACCTGGAAGTATACAACAGCAGTTCAAGCTTAATGACCTGCACAAATCACACCATACCACAGCCAAAATGAACACAAATATTACCTTTATGCGATAGAGTGGAGCACTAAATTCTTCATTGAATACAAATTCATCCTTATCCTCTACATCCCTCCCTTTCGGTATCTGAGAACACAAGTTACAATTAAAGCAGCTGCATACTGAAAATGCAAAATGAAACAAGAAAAAAAGGATCACACCTTTTGGAGAACACGAACTTTACCACATGCAAGTGATTGCAGTGTTCTTCTCAATTCTTTATCCTCGATGCCAGTGGAATCTTTGATGTCGAGGAAGCTTAGTTTTTGTGCGTCATTGAACAACATCAAAACCACGCTCTGACAGCAGAAATAAGTTgggaaaatatatatatataatattgatCTCAGATTGTGTCAACTAATAGGCACTGAAAAATGGGATGAAAATGCACCTGAAATAATGACACCGCAAGTTCCTTTTTGCCTTTGGGAAAGTCTGCTTTCAAGACACAGTGTCCCAAAGAATTTTGCCACATTAAACGCCTTCCACTGTACTTGCTCAAATAGAACTCTTTAAATATATCCTGTCAAAAGGGGGAGAGGATTAAGTAAACAATCATACAGACTCATTAATATTTACTACCGCTACCAAGGCCATATACTAACCTGATACACATTCAGTTCGTGCGGGAGTTTCACATCCATTGGTGGATATGTGGGCCAATAGCTGAAAGTTAAAATTTATCAGAATTGCATAAACACGATCCACAAAAAAAAGAATTGCATGTTGGCATTCTTGCCTACTGATGCAATAATCCACTGCAGTAGCCTTTGGCCTTTGCTATGGACTATGGAGCACATGCCTGAGCTGCTTTACGCTTGGCACGGATATCCAAGTCAACAAACATGTTCAGAGCATTTATATCGAATCGATGGGACAAAAAAAATGATTACCCTGTTGTAAGCACATGGACACTCATTTCAATGCCAGAGGGAAGCTTTGTCCTAGCTTGAGATGATTGCCTGAACGAATCATTTATTTCTTTGGATAATTCAATGTCCTACACAACAAGCAAGCACATCAGACATTACAAGGGAACTGGGTCTGTATAAGGAAATATTGATCATTTAGATGCAAATAACGATACAAGCATACAGGTTTGAAATTAATATAGACTAGAAAAATCATCATAGTGATAACAGTTATCCATACCTTGAACATTCCCTCCAGCTTGTTTGTAAACTGACTTCCACACTCAGTTTTGAGCTACAAGCAGAAACATGTTGGTTGGTTAAGATGTCCACATATGTTGGAACATGTGGAAAGAAAATATATAGGGTTTCAACACTAGGAAAGACATTATTACTTTTGTGATCATTGATTTCTCCGCGTCTATTGATGCACTCTTCCCAAGCAGCAACCTCTTAGCTAGATCCTTCTTGTAGAATGCCTCAAATACATCTTTACCCTGCACATGATGAAAGATCAATATAAATTGATATTACCTTTTAGAGTTAGCACTTCTGGTTattttcattattcaaaaaatttattaaACATATACTAGTATTTTCAAGGGGCTTAGCGTTTCCTAGAAGCCTAGTAAGGCAGGATCCTCAGGCTCACCTAAAAATTCAAGCTAATATCACCCATTCATCCTGTAAGGGAAGGCCCAAACATATAGCATCTATGGTATTAAGATTAAAACCTTCAAAGGACCTTTTGCAAAGTTATAAAtgttaaccccccccccccccccacacacacacacacacaaaaaagaaaTGTGTTTTAATTTCAAATGAAATAGCTCAATAACTTACTTGTATAAACCGAAACAGAACCAAAACTTTGTCGAGTATACCCTCCAGCTCTTCTTCCGAGGTCCCTTTATTACCAGCTCGAAGTTTCTCATCGAGAAACTTTGCGATCAATTCAGCAGGTCGGTTCTGTTGTCATGAAAACAAGCATGGACCCCGTCATTTGGCAGGAACACATAGAACAAAACAAAATTCCGAATTACTACTCTACCAGGAAACAGAAGCTTAGCTACAAACTATAAACAGActtagaaataaacaaaatttTGAGGCAAAACTGTTTACCACATTTAAAAATTGGACTACTCAGAGGGGGCAATTATCAACTAACACGCTAAACTCATGCAGTGCTAGAGGTGTGTCATGTGGTGCTCTACATTAATATATACTAAATTACTAATCACAAAATGAACATCCATTTTAACCATCTCAATAAAATGTAGGTCCAAAAATTGAAATATTATGGCAGTAATTTTAAGTCAAATTCAATGCTACTATTTGAGAAACATAGAAGAAGCATAAGTAGCCTTTTCTGATTGTAAAACTTTCTACACCCTCCATTTCTTTTATAAGGCATATTATAATATGAGAAAGCTTTGCGATGAAATGAAACCTAATTCAAATATATTTGAACCAAGAACCTAGTGAAGTAACGAAATCCTTTGTATATTAAACATGTGAATACTTTGATTAATTGTTGGTCAAATTAAAGTTGTTAGTCTTTTTCGAATCCTAATACACCCTATTATATTCAAACGGAAGGAGTCCATGATCACTAAAAATATTTTGGAAGAAACTGTTGGTTTCAAGGGGACAACGATCTTAAATTTTAATGACATGGCAACAAGCATAACCAGAGAGAATAGATAAGACAGAAATAAAGGAAGAGTGATTTTTATGAAAAGAATTacatttttttttatgaaacaggaGAGGAGGACCCTACTGGTTATGTATTAAGAGCAAAAAGAATAAAGTGTACAAAGTCTCCCAAACttgagaaacaaaaaaaaagaaagagaaaatcaAGAAAATTACAGCAATGCTTCTAGCCATTCTGACAAAGGGAATGAAAAGAATTACATTGACATCAATATAAATACATTAATGTAAAACTGAGACATAAGTCAAGTAGAATGATAGAAGATATCACACCTGCCGTAGATTGATAAGGTGCTCGAACGAATCTTTTATGGTATTGGAGAAAGCCTCATTCTTGGCAAAACTTTCTTCCAATATTTTATCGAGGGATGCCTTAAATTCCAGAAGGAATGGAACCAATTCTTTATCCTTCTCTTCATCCATAATAATGCCCTGGCCAGTAGCCCGGATATATGAACTAAGAGCTAGTTTTAGCAGCTCAACAGCATTAACCCTCTGGAAAAGGTTGTACATCCTCGAGAGGTCATTTATACGATTTGCATCCATAAGCATTGTGAACCCCTGAAAAACACCACAAACACAAAACAACCAGACATACACGCAAAAAATCTGGTGAGTAAAGCATTATTGCAGTATAAGGATCTCGTGGCCAGTAAGATACGTATAAAATCATGCATGCTCAGGCTGAGAAGAAACTGAAATTATAAAAATGTTCACCTTCTCAATAATTGCGGATGTGTGTCGTTCCAGCAATTGCTTTTCAGTAGTTGCGATCAGTGGCTTCCTCGTGTTAGCTTCCAAATataaaatacacctttcatGTTCTTCTTGCAACCTCGACTGCACAACTCAGGTGCATATTATCAGTTAAACGGTGTGCCTGACTGGTTATTCCTGAGCAAACATTATGAAGAACAGGAGAACGATCCTTACCTCCACATGTTTCAGGTAGTCTGGAATATCAGATTGTTGCATATATTTAACACCTTCCGTAGCATAAAATTCAGAAGTGCATTCAAGGAAGGGCTTTTCAAAACTCTCAGAATACATTCCAAGAGCAGTAAACATCTTCAGAAGATGGCTAAGTAATGTCCTATCTATTGCTTCACCAAGCCTGatcagaaaaaataaaaatactgAATATCCACATTTATTGTTTACAGGACTCTGAATAAATTATGAGACAGATGTTACGCTCTTTCGGTTCATAAGTATAGTCATATAGAATGTGTTCCAGACGCATATGCAATTACCACAACTTGCACAAGCAAACCACCATTTTTTCAACTTCTTAGCCTAATCGAACATGTCTTAAAGTTTGAGTACACTGCTTTAGTTCCCCATTCAACCCAGCAGGTACTAAATTACACTACCAATAAATGGTCCAAAACATCATAGATGGCGTCAAAATTTTCATGTTAGGACAAGAAGTGAAGGCATAATACAATCAGAGTTATGTTCAAAAACATATGCTCATACAAACTTGGGACATAATAGTAACTTGAAGCAAATATGTTGCACAATAGTTTGCCCAAAGGGTGCATAAGATTGAATAGCCTGCGGATTGATAGAGATTGTAACATTCAAATTAACAGAGTTAAGAAAACATCGAAGACAGCATGTGGGGCCAAAGGAATGAATTTATGTTTCTTTCAATTGTGCTAATAGTTGCCACTGGGAATGTTCATGGGCACCCACACAGCACAGCTTAGACAAATCCAGACAAGGACCAGGCATCAAATTTATGGCCCAAAGGCATGACCGTGCCCTGGTGGCCTGGCCTAAACCAAAAGTGCACATAAAGGTACATATACCCAATATATCTATTACGTTCTCACTAAAATGCTATTTCATTTAGAAAGTGGAGACATTATATTGAAATTCAGCATTTTCAGACTTCATCTTCATGATAGCTGGGCCCAGCCCCAAGGCCAGGCAAAGCAAAGTCAGGCCTGCAGGTCTGACCTGGCCCAGGTTATAACACCTCCAGTCATCACTTAACAGGATCAGGATATTGGTCATATAGTCCCATACTGCTCGCATGGTTCAGATTTGACATTGTGTATTAGGGTCACGCTCCAGATTATCAGAAACATGATCCTAATCTACATAGAGTAAAAAAATACCAGTACATGGGCATGCTTCTATGATTATCCATTGCACAGATACAACTATTAATGATTAATGGCACCATTTGTTCTAATGTTTTGTTCCATCTCCATCCCCTCGCAAGTTATTTCACCTTAAATAAATAATATCCATTACATATAAGTTTTTTATAACTGGTCGTTGAATTAATCTAAACAATACACGAAAATTTGTAGGTTGAAGTGTTGGACTGAATACTACAGAACTCTTATTAAAGGCATACTACCTCAAATTCTAAATATACTCCCCCAGTCCCCCTGTCCAAAAAAAAGTCAGCCTAGTTTTTCCCCAAGTCAAACTTCTtcagtttgatcaaattttagAGATAAATGTCAACACAAATGAAACCAAAAAGGTATATTGTGAAATATATTTCATGGTTAATCTAATTATacatatttgatatcataatATTAGTATTCTTTTGCataaacttggtcaaacttAAAAATGTTTGAATCAGGACAAAACTAGAGACTTGTATTTTGGGCGGCAAGAGTACAAAAGATAAGTACCTTCCTAATTTTGAAAAAATCATGACCCTATATTCTGATGCAACCAAATGCAAAGTAAATCTTGCCTTGTATCATcaattaatcacaaaaagaaGTTACAGACAGTAATAGATTAGAGCATGACATGCACATATCACAAACAGAACTTATTACAGAAGAACAACCATACCTCTCACTCTCAATCAATCTGAGAAGGCCAGTTACAGTTTTGTGTTCAATCTCCGGAGACAGTGATAGATGCTTGCGGAACAGCTGCAACCCCATATCCCACACAGAACAAATATTTGCAACATTCTTGACATATTTTACGTCAAGAAGTAGAGCAATACCACGAATAATCAACATCTGATCGCAAAAATCTTGCCATGTTCTTTGGATCAGAGACAAAAATACAACCAAATCTGGGCTTTGACCCACTAATGCTGATATTTTCTCGGCTATGTGTATTTCACATTCTTTCTTGATTCGTTCATATAGGCTTGCTCCTAGCTTGTGTAGACAAAGATCACCAGCAGCCTACAGTACAAAAACAACTATCGAGTTTAAATGCTGATGTGGGAGCATGAAACATTGCAGTGTAAGCAACAGGAATATAACCTGATAGAGTTTCTCAACATCACATGAAAGCTTCTTCTTGAGAAAAATAGCTGTAATAGCATCCTTCAAAATCGCCCATGTATCTTCCTCGAAGTTTTTTGGCAGTTTCGGTTGACCTAATGCATGCAAA from Panicum virgatum strain AP13 chromosome 9K, P.virgatum_v5, whole genome shotgun sequence encodes:
- the LOC120649523 gene encoding cullin-4-like, encoding MSQPHAAPAASKRPFSSTTASPSPTSSPAPPLMKKAKHPAASSSSAGTTEKNGIHLDAAAAASGGRTNGEEDTEMALADQDELPTPSAPGSAGVAANLFRKKATLPQPSTSSRKPLRIKIGQPKLPKNFEEDTWAILKDAITAIFLKKKLSCDVEKLYQAAGDLCLHKLGASLYERIKKECEIHIAEKISALVGQSPDLVVFLSLIQRTWQDFCDQMLIIRGIALLLDVKYVKNVANICSVWDMGLQLFRKHLSLSPEIEHKTVTGLLRLIESERLGEAIDRTLLSHLLKMFTALGMYSESFEKPFLECTSEFYATEGVKYMQQSDIPDYLKHVESRLQEEHERCILYLEANTRKPLIATTEKQLLERHTSAIIEKGFTMLMDANRINDLSRMYNLFQRVNAVELLKLALSSYIRATGQGIIMDEEKDKELVPFLLEFKASLDKILEESFAKNEAFSNTIKDSFEHLINLRQNRPAELIAKFLDEKLRAGNKGTSEEELEGILDKVLVLFRFIQGKDVFEAFYKKDLAKRLLLGKSASIDAEKSMITKLKTECGSQFTNKLEGMFKDIELSKEINDSFRQSSQARTKLPSGIEMSVHVLTTGYWPTYPPMDVKLPHELNVYQDIFKEFYLSKYSGRRLMWQNSLGHCVLKADFPKGKKELAVSLFQSVVLMLFNDAQKLSFLDIKDSTGIEDKELRRTLQSLACGKVRVLQKIPKGRDVEDKDEFVFNEEFSAPLYRIKVNAIQMKETVEENTSTTERVFQDRQYQVDAAIVRIMKTRKVLSHTLLIAELYQQLKFPVKPADIKKRIESLIDREYLERDRSNPQIYNYLA